The Engystomops pustulosus chromosome 2, aEngPut4.maternal, whole genome shotgun sequence genomic interval caactctgcaagctcctgctgctgctgctgctactgatgccacctccagactccactctgtggcctatcatgttgccaccacctccacacctctgacctcatgctgctggtgccacctttggagttcttttttgtcacctccaatctgctgctactgatgccacctccacactatatcattgtgccaccctgtggctttccctgttgctgtcacctgtgggctcctgctgctgccgctacctccacactcttatcattctgctactttgtggcctcctgttgccgcTGCtgatgctgatgccacctccgcactctccacacttgtgccactctgtaacctactcatgctgctgccaactgaccgctgtctccctggaacaccctgtgatttccataatgctgttttcaccctccaccgctctatgacgttgcgaatatgtttagtttcccccttcatttcatctgccagaaggatgaaaagcttcaggattgatagccaaaagcaggagtggatacagaacacagaggacatgcaaatatcccatttgctgctcatctctggatcatattgtggatccactcctgtttgtttttggctttagcaataatgatggattattgaccgattgaaagaggacacttaGGGACGATAtggagggcaaaatgatcagtgacgtcaatgcagaattactgccgacatcctctgcactgttttggggggtttctacatgtatccacgtttaacagaacaggttctgtcgtcatctatggaatcatctgatgtcagtgtaaaaatagTGCACTCTGTGatattatagtgggatcttggccctcagctcagtccttttgagctggcacagacgttaccttgtcaggctgcgttcccgctttgcttatttggggaagttggcccctgtaagtgcacatggaattgaagagtgaagcaattctaagagcggcggctgtcatgtgcgtgtcatactaaaacacagcattgtttgaaaacCAAACTACGCTCCCTAGGCATATTTAAGCAtagcacaacattctacaatgttttagcagtgatggcgaaccttttagacatggagtgcccaaactacaaccaaaacctagttttatgtcgcaaagtgccaagatgacaatttaagAATAGTTTTGGACCGAAAGAAGAAACCTTGAGTCATGTCTAGAAAattttgtgctggggtgaaggcctgggttcccatagaaagggctctgagtgccgcctctggcacctgtgccataggttcgccaccactgccctacaggctctctgcagccaggaaatacctgttttctaACGTGATTCATTATGATTCGATTTGtaccgaatcaaattttttcgaaaaattcgcgAATCGGGatgaaccgaattttaacaaatttgcccatctctagtcactGGTTTATAACGCTTCATTTTGTTGGAATGTACCTTACAGCACAAATCTTGATAATATTTCTATAAGTGTTACCGTATGCTACAAGTCTTGGACCCATTTGTTCCCGTTACCTTATAGCACTAATCTTAGTAGTATTTGTGTCAGTCTGATGATACACTACCAGTCTTAGATCTATTTATGTCACTGTTACCTTACACTGCTAGTCTTACAaatatttgcattgcatttacctTACATTACctatatttacatttacattacatttacctatatttacatttacattacatttacctATATTTACAATTATTTACATTTACCTTACATTTACCTAGAGTCTTCCAGCCCCAGCCTAGCCCCCAACAGAATGATCcaaaaagagagaaaaacaaGAGAGAAAATTTGTGGCTCCAATTAATATCATAACTTTATTAAATatgttaaaaacatataaaatttaACCAAACAGTTTCAGGGAGAAGACAATCCAGGCAGCGTGTCCAAAAAACAGTAAGAAAAGCTCAATAAAGATTTATGTGCAACTTTATATATACTGAAATAAACGCACAATACAAATGTGACAATGCCAGGTGCAAAGAGAAACAAAACCCCAAGGAAAAACACCAGGGTACAGTTTGACAAATCCCTCACAGGTATTTGcgtgacataattacatcatagtCTGGCAAACATGTGTATACCTCTACGTTGGGAAAGTTCCACCAAGTTGAACATACATCTTTATTGAGTTTTCTTACAGTTTTTTGGACACGCGGCCTGGATTGTCTTCTCCCTGAAACTGTTTGGTTAaattttatatggttttaacaTATTTAATAAAGTTATGATATTAAATGGAGCCACAAATTTTCTCTCTCGTCTTTATCTCTTTTTGGATAATTCATATTAGTTCTGAGAGTTGTGGACGGTTTCTCTGATTACTGGGCCATGGCTGCCCGATACAATTCCCGCATATTGCTCTGGGTTTCtctataggtatatatatatatcagctcCCAACAGGTCCATACCCGCGCTGTGGGCGGCGCTTTCTATTACCAAGGGGGTATGCAGCACCCCTGCAAAATACAACTCCTATTAGATATAATAGGAAATCATTGAGACTGATCTACTCCGTGAGCCCCTCCAGTGTCTATAACCAGTAATGCAGCCGGTTAATATCTGCTTGTATTGTTGGGGTGGAAAGTTCTAGGTCTTTCCTTACTGAGATGGGATAAGAAGCACAAGGCTTACAAGCCCAGACACAAGACCTACAACTAAGGCCTGCAGGATTCACCTTCATGGCCTGCCCGGAGCACTGCGGAAGCAGCTCCACATccatctccagcctgaagctccCTATACCAAGCTGAGAGGAACCTTTCCCGAACACCGTCCAACCAGAAACCCTGAACCAGTTTCTCtgtttcctgctgctgctgcctttcCACGTTCTGGAATAAAAGGAACAGTAAGTTTATGTCTCTCAAGTAATCAAGGGAAACGCCATAGGACAACCATTTGAATCTTCAGgcctgggacatctctctggtgaaTTTCTCTGATTGGATCCACTGccacccgcgcccccccccccccctgttgccCCCCCATACCCGCTGGTGTGAAGGGGAAATTAATTACAAATACTAGTGATACGCCACCATTTGTGATTATTACCGGGATTCTACGCCAGCGTTCTGGATGAGAAgccccattgtctatatgtgatgatgagatgatggaggagtttaggtgacctcacacctgctctgtcctctataatcaggaaggtctcctcttacctggtgatgtgaggggctggtggtcctccatcatgatgtccttgtactggtccttgtgtccttctatatactcccactcctccatggagaaatagacagtgacgtcctgacaccttataggaacctgacacccacaatgacacagtcatcacccagacacctcccttgtgttattgcacaatgtcccagcattcccggcagcgctcacctctccgctcagcagctcagtgatcctggaggtaagttctaggatcttctgctcatgtatcagtgaatgaggtggaggctcggtgatggggctctgggtccatcctcctgacacacggggggtcacacactcaccagacgacttcttcactactgtgtaatcctgtgtatggggagacactgatcactacatagatcctaagaatccttcacctctccagtcatttcccgctgttattcctagagataagagccgtgtcctgggagactctcacctctccggttatcaagtagatcatctccagggtgagatcTTGGATCATTGAATCCTTCTGGTTCCGGTCCTTGTACATGCTTTGTGGGCCattctccatcatgatgtccttgtacaggtccttgtgtccttctatacactcccactcctccatggagaaatagacagtgacgtcctgacaccttataggaacctgtggTAAAAGCAAATAGTCTGCATGTATGTAACACCCTATCCAGGATGAAAGAAAGATGTGCTGAGCAGTATGTGGGGGGAGCCTGTCCTCCTTGCAAATTTAGAGTAGATAGGACTCCAAAACCCCCACTAAACTCCACTTTTATTTTACAAcagtttatgtcttttttttaaatgagaatTGTAGTTTTCTTTTGTCTGCATTGCACATCTATGTATTAAATTTTGAAAACTTAATACACCTAAGTCTTTGCTTGTAGCCAGAAAgaccttaaaggacatgtaccatcagATTACCGAAGCACAAACGATTATTACCTACCTCTCTGTCCCATCCCCAAGTGTAGCAAGCTTtctttcttatatctttgcatggccacatttcttaaaaaataattttattgcaTATGcaaattaaaggatatctaccatttgatatgatgcattatgaaccaaacataccttgagacttctgcagctacattgatgcaggaatatatcttgtttaatccctgagctgagtggttttgcagaaaaaactattctaatattcaggaccttggtaaAACTGGGTCAGGCTGTctgtctacataaacacattacacacagagcttagtcaagacaggactaataaaccagagctggatgactcatacacagcagctgggggatggtgcagcaattgattacttctgccttcaggcacaacacagtgattacatcactcTCTGGTGCAATGCAGAGCAAaggagcaacagagcttcattatcataattttattattgttttatcagcaaaaccactcagctcagggattaacgaagatttgatcctgcatcagtgtagctacagcattctctaggtatgttttcttcataatgcatcaaatcaaattttAGGTTTCCTCTAACCTGTGGTGCTTTGCAGAGAACCACTTTGCTCTGCCGTAGTATCTACTATTTGTGCCTCAGGGCGGCTGCCATTGCCCCAGGAGTGTTTTGAGAGACGGTGATGTCACCATTTTTAATTCTCGTGCTGGGCAGAAGGCAGTAGCGCAGGGAGTGTGAAATCTTGCACATGCACAAGGATGCACCACACTGCGCTGCTGGCGAGCCGCCATCTTTACCAATATCCATTTTGAATCCTTCACACAGCACTACATACTATAACATTGTGGTACTGCagggatgtgcaacacccctgccaatgtgcaggAAGAGgagtgttgcgaataagcccctcagTCTGTGTCTCTTCTTACAGGTGAGCGGGCACAactcaccccagggattatacagtcctatagaggtaattagcagtggtcgaccctgcctgtacagcaagggttaaGATATGTAATGATTGTTACCCAATGATATTCttccatgtgaactggagtgtaaaTGGTCATTGAGccgccacctgaccagggaataacaaaacccctggacaggaaggggcaaggcctCTTGAGTTCCAGAAATCTCTTAGAGCTCTTAGAGGAGCatctcttggaacccagctctccctagagcagtggttctcaacctgtgggtcgcgtcCCCGGTGGGGGTCGAACAATCAAAatacaggggtcgcctaaagccatcggagccacgattttattgcattttttggcacaaatacaatatttttgtacatggtttgggggtcaccgcaacatgaggaactgtattgcggggtcacagcattagaaaggttgagaaccactgccctagagaGCACATCATCCATCTGAgcaaacagagagagacagtgtgacgcacaccttcactgctacacacagaacacccaggacaaagctgcagcttccatatctggacacagctacctcccagcctgcacctactaccaggctggtaagccaactcctgaggatcactctctatgaccactccagtaatctggaatGCTCCTGTATCCGGAATCTGTAACCAGAtagtttggcccgttgcctgcagttgttctaataaagaaccgtgagttattttgcacaacgttgcctctgtctgatccctggatacggctgttactaccacgggctccccatccatcacccagggactcatcctacagacactcaggggttgtcccagggagaaaccattgcatcagcctctccctccatatttcttgcacacaccacctgctggagacctgccaggctgtaggtcagtcctcaggtccccataccaagtaccgtgacatcagcgtgccctaggcagcaaccgccagccactccgttaTTCTGGAGAGTGCCGattgttgccatggcagcctacagtctcatagagtcATGGATACTGATCTCTAGTAACCTGCCAATGACTGTTAGAGATTAGAAGTAAAATTGCAATATATTCTAATACAGTCGTATTGCATTATATTGTATGAGcgatcagaccctccagggttaaagtgccctagggggtgtgaaataatagtaaaaaataaaaaacatataaaataaatttagCTTTAAATCACTGCTCTTACcttataacacatataaaaataaacagtaaaaagcataAACATGTCAGGTTTCCTTACACCCCAAAAATGATAAAACATTATTCCCAGCCGTGAACACTGTGATGGAAAATAACCGccaaatgtccgaattgccactttttctcCATTGTTTCATACATAAATACTTGAGTACAGTATTTCAGACAGTCACGGAGGTCccaaaatataaatgaaaacgtTGAAAAAATGTAATTGAAAATGTTAGCGCGacccacaaaaaatatataacctTACACAGATCCGTGCAGTGGAGTACGAAaacgttattggcctcagaatttggcaaaattgcaAAAAGGGTCCTAAAAGCGTTAATAATCTTATAGCTAATTGTGTCATCCATTATTTGGGGTTTATGAATTGTTGGGGGGGATGTAGACAGGCGCTAATAATGGAATAATAATAGCACAGGAGGTGGCAGGGAGCATCGGAGGGAGAGCCAGGGCTAAGAGAGGAGAATTTAGCGTAAAGGTGGGCGGAGCTTTATGTACTAAATTGGGAGACTGTAAGTGCACCCTGTGAGGTGGCCTGAGAGTGGGGGGTTTGTCacagaacctgacacccacaatgacacagtcatcacccagacccctcccttgtgttattgtacaatgtcccagcattcccggcagcgctcacctctccgctcagcagctcagtgatcctggaggtaagttctaggatcttctgctcatgtatcagtgaatgaggtggaggctcggtgatggggctctgggtccatcctcctgacacacggggggtcacacactcaccagacgacttcttcactactgtgtaatcctgtgtatggggagacactgatcactacatagatcctaagaatccttcacctctccagtcatttcccgctgttattcctagagataagagccgtgtcctgggagactctcacctctccggttatcaaggagatcatctccagggtgagctccaggatccttctATCCTTCTGGCTTCTGTCCTTCTCCATCCTTGGACAGGAAACGGTAGAACAAATCATCATCttgtaagaagaagaagaagaagagggtgGGAGGAGCCTGGTAAAGATATAAATATTTAGAATAATCTGGGTCTTTCTCTGTATATTTGAATAATGAATAGCGCTGTATTATGTAAATTTATTGGGGTCGATTGCAAATAATTACAGCATATATGTCCACTTATACCGGATACTTTACCTACACATGTACAGAGCCACTTCTAGTGTGTATTTATGGATAGAGCCTGGTTTTATCATTGATTGTATggacagagcttggttctggtgttgtatttgtTGATGGAACCAGATTCTGGTGCTGCTGTTATGTACAGATCTGGCTTTGGTGTTGGGGTTGAGCACGGAGCCCTATTCTGTTGTTATTTATATAATAAGAGGTTGATTCTACTGCTGTATTTATGTTctgagctcagttctggtgctgcatttatgtaTAGATCCGGTCTGGTGTCATATTTATGGCCAAAGGCCGGTTATCTTGTTGTATATATACGGTGGGAAACAATGAAAGGAGATCTCCACTGTAGCTCCttttactctgcactcattacctgtagcttgCCCTACTctgctctcattacctgtagctcctcctactctgcactcattacctgtagctcctcctactctgctctcattacctgtagctcctcctactctgcactcattacctgtagctcctcctactctgctctcattacctgtagctcctcctactctacactcattacctgtagctcctcctactctgcactcattacttgTCGTTTCTGTTGGAACTGTTTCCTGTATAAATGACGTAGCTACAAGCAAAACCAATGACACTGCAACATCTCCACCATGGCCAAGCCCAAAGACTCTATAGATAAAGCGGATGGGCTCCAGGACTTTAGACAGCAGCTCTGTGAGAAAGCAGAAactttttgctcatttattagAGAAGAACGGAGACAGGAGATTGTTTATCTACCTCATTCTCACTTCATGGGGTAAGGATGAGTCTAAGAAAGTTCAGAAATAagtccagaactacacaggaagaCCCGTCACTGAGcagaagcccagaactacacaggaggacctggtcactgacctgaagcccagaactacacaggaggacctggtcactgacctgaagcccacaactacacagaaggacctggtcactgacctgaagcccagaactacacaagaGGACCTGGACGCTGACCTCAAGCCAAGAAGTACACAGCAGGACCTGGTCTCTGACCATTACACTGCCAGCACTAGGACGCTTACCGTCCCGTGCACTGCTTCAGTGTGACAGCGGAGGAATTGTCAGcgccacttcctgctctgtcacggaCCTAAGTTGAATtggagcgcagctccgatacaGAATGCAGCGGCCGGCAGAAGCACCGCATCTAGAATCATTAAATTATAGCCTGCCTGGCCAGCGAATTCACGGGGGGAACCTggccatgacagacagaggctttaGTGATAGACCTGGTCCGGGccccccgtccgatgggcccggtctcaatggcgaccgctgcgaccgcaGTCGGTACGCCACTGCACAGGATGACCTGGCCGCTGACGTgcagcccacaactacacaggaggacctggtcactgacctaaagcccacaactacacagcagGACATGGATACTGATCAGAAGACCACATCTAAAAAGGAGGTCCTGGTTACCGACCTGAAACCCAGAACTAGACAGTAAGACATGGTCCCTGACATGAAGTCCAGAACTACACATGAGGACCAGGTCACTGACCTAAAGCCGAGATCTACACAGGAAGACCTGGTTACTGAcctaaagcccacaactacacatgAGGGCCTGATCACTCACCTGAAGCCCACATCTACACagaaggacctggtcactgaccagaagcccacaactacacaggagaaccCTGTCACTGACCTAAAgtccacaactacacaggaggacctggtcactgacctaaagCACAGAACTACACAGGTGGACATGGTCAAAGACCTGAAGCCTATAACTACACagaaggacctggtcactgatatgaaccccagaactacacaggagaaccTGGTCAGAGACCTACAGCCCAGAACTACATAAGAGGACCTGGTCACttacctgaagcccacaactacacaggagg includes:
- the LOC140119953 gene encoding oocyte zinc finger protein XlCOF29-like; this encodes MEEWECIEGHKDLYKDIMMENGPQSMYKDRNQKDSMIQDLTLEMIYLITGEDYTVVKKSSGECVTPRVSGGWTQSPITEPPPHSLIHEQKILELTSRITELLSGEVSAAGNAGTLCNNTREVSG